The stretch of DNA TTGATATGAGCGGGGATGATTATTTCGTAAAAGCCGTAATTATCGCTACAACGCTTGGCGAGAGGCACGCTTACTCACTGAGCGAGGATCTAAAAGAGGAGCTTAAACCTCTTGGAGAAAAATTTATAGGCACTGAGAGCTCGCCTGATTGGATCGTGATGGACCTTGGCGACATCTTAGTACATCTTTTAAGCCCAGCTTATCGAGCAAAATACAACATCGAAGAGTTTTTGCAAAAGCTAAAAACTAGCAAAGAGTCTTAACGAAAATAAGCGAAGAGCAAATAAGCCATAAAAATATAAAAAATGCTAGCAAAAATGGCTTTTTGCCCGTCGCTTTAAATATACTCCTATCTATCCCAAATCCCAAAGCACACATCGCAACACAAAGGCATATGCTAGCGGTTAGCTTTAAAATTTGCACCAAATTTTCAGGGAAAAATGGTAGAGATCTAACGCAGATCGCCACTAAGAAAAATAGCGCAAACCATGGTATGCTCTTTAGCTTTGAACCACCACTATTTTGGCTTAAATTTAAGAAATTTAGCAAAAACAAAAATGGCACGAGCATGATTACGCGAAGCATTTTTATAATGACGGCAGTGCTACTTGCAGTATTATCAAATGCTGCTGAAGCTGCCACTACATGGGCTACTTCGTGAAGTGAGCCGCCGATAAAAAAGCCGGTTTGGTGTGGCGTGAGAGCTAGAAATTTAGCGATAAATGGATAGATAAACATGCCAATCGTCCCAAAAAGTACCACTGTGCAAATGGCGATAGCAAGCTTGTTTGCGTCCGCTTTTATCTCATTTTGCGTGGCCATAACAGCAGCTGCGCCGCATATACTAGCCCCTGAGCCAATGAGCACAGCGCTATCCTTACTAAGCCCCAAAGCTTTAGCGGTAAAAAGCGCAAAGCAAAAGGTCGCAAAGACCATAAAAGCTGCGTATATCACGCCTAGAGTGCCGACA from Campylobacter concisus encodes:
- a CDS encoding YeiH family protein; the encoded protein is MSHKFFAVLVLAVICAVSFTLSNTILAKFHTSPLIISIVLGAIFANLFTKQTQILKSSGVVAIARKQILRLGIILFGFNISLSEIASVGTLGVIYAAFMVFATFCFALFTAKALGLSKDSAVLIGSGASICGAAAVMATQNEIKADANKLAIAICTVVLFGTIGMFIYPFIAKFLALTPHQTGFFIGGSLHEVAHVVAASAAFDNTASSTAVIIKMLRVIMLVPFLFLLNFLNLSQNSGGSKLKSIPWFALFFLVAICVRSLPFFPENLVQILKLTASICLCVAMCALGFGIDRSIFKATGKKPFLLAFFIFLWLICSSLIFVKTLC